A region from the Melioribacter roseus P3M-2 genome encodes:
- a CDS encoding GDSL-type esterase/lipase family protein, with translation MKKKNSTPGKKAPFYFWIIMLSVPIVFFLLLEYTLRLLDYGYSTEMWSEVEGEYYTLNPEVGRRYFSSINIIPTSIGDVFRKEKTDSTYRIFVLGGSSAAGYPYMPMGSYSRYLRRRLELNYPHKEIEVINLSLTAVNSYTIKDFIGEVVKQQPDLILIYAGHNEYYGALGVGSLESFGSTTFSADILIFLNKFKTTQLIRDIIKQVSKLIFNKKAINSGTLMSQMAKEKVIPFNSEKYKEGLRQFSNNLEKIIRQTKSNNIPLIVSTVASNLKDQPPFISTEANGLPRADSIFTLAVERARYSNFKSADSLFRYAKDLDALRFRAPEELNGIIIDLAKKYNVSYIDSDSLLASSSPMKIIGDNLMTDHLHPTLEGQQLIGKLFYERIAHLKLLPEGTPKYPLEIQDSITRANFFFSELDSTIAVYRIKILKNDWPYNKTNKKLSYKELLKPHTFIDSVAYKVVANKLTWAEAQDLTARHFLNAGDVKKFVNHIGSLIYEYPYIKSNYILLETIAVDFLKQNKFREALEILTLHYSLKPDAFSTKWIGQIMLSDGNIKESIKYLEESHSYNPNDQQVMYNLAGAYALNQEYNKAKELTEQLIRINPTYPGIQNLYSQLLLNTR, from the coding sequence ATGAAAAAGAAGAACTCTACGCCCGGCAAAAAAGCGCCCTTTTATTTTTGGATTATTATGCTGTCGGTTCCTATCGTATTTTTCCTTTTGCTCGAATATACCCTTCGATTACTCGATTACGGGTACTCAACCGAAATGTGGAGCGAAGTTGAAGGAGAATATTATACCTTAAATCCCGAAGTAGGCAGAAGATATTTCAGCAGCATCAACATTATTCCCACATCCATAGGAGACGTATTCAGGAAAGAAAAAACCGACAGTACATACAGAATATTCGTATTGGGAGGCAGCAGCGCGGCAGGTTATCCTTATATGCCGATGGGTTCTTATTCGAGATACTTGAGACGTAGACTCGAATTAAATTATCCGCATAAAGAAATAGAAGTTATTAATTTAAGTTTAACGGCCGTGAATTCGTATACAATCAAGGATTTTATTGGCGAAGTGGTGAAACAGCAACCCGACTTAATTTTAATTTACGCAGGTCATAATGAATATTACGGCGCGCTTGGAGTCGGTTCTTTAGAAAGCTTCGGAAGCACAACCTTTAGCGCAGATATATTAATCTTTTTGAATAAATTCAAAACGACTCAGTTAATCAGGGATATCATTAAACAAGTTTCAAAATTAATATTCAATAAAAAAGCAATAAACAGCGGCACTTTAATGTCGCAAATGGCAAAAGAAAAAGTAATCCCGTTTAATTCGGAAAAATATAAAGAGGGATTGCGTCAATTCAGCAATAATCTAGAAAAGATAATAAGACAAACTAAGTCAAATAACATTCCTCTAATTGTATCGACCGTAGCTTCGAATTTGAAAGACCAGCCGCCATTTATATCAACGGAAGCGAATGGATTGCCCAGAGCGGATAGCATATTTACTTTAGCTGTTGAGAGAGCGAGATATTCGAATTTTAAAAGTGCAGATTCGTTATTCAGATATGCCAAAGATCTGGACGCTTTGCGCTTCAGAGCTCCTGAAGAATTAAACGGTATAATAATCGACCTAGCGAAAAAATATAACGTATCTTACATTGATTCAGACTCTCTGCTGGCTAGCTCCTCGCCCATGAAAATTATTGGCGATAATTTAATGACGGATCATCTGCATCCCACTCTTGAAGGGCAGCAATTAATAGGTAAATTATTTTACGAACGAATTGCACATTTAAAACTGCTGCCTGAAGGGACTCCCAAATACCCGTTAGAAATACAAGACAGCATAACACGCGCAAACTTTTTTTTCTCCGAGCTCGATTCGACTATAGCAGTTTACAGGATTAAGATACTTAAGAATGACTGGCCGTATAATAAAACAAATAAAAAATTAAGCTATAAAGAGCTCTTGAAGCCTCATACTTTCATAGATTCGGTTGCATACAAAGTAGTAGCAAATAAACTGACATGGGCGGAAGCGCAGGATTTAACCGCCAGGCATTTTTTAAATGCAGGCGACGTTAAAAAATTTGTAAATCACATTGGTTCGTTAATTTATGAATATCCGTACATTAAAAGTAACTACATATTGCTGGAAACCATTGCTGTCGATTTCCTCAAACAGAATAAATTCCGCGAAGCGCTGGAAATACTAACTCTTCATTACAGTCTTAAACCTGACGCATTTTCAACTAAATGGATTGGTCAAATTATGTTGAGCGACGGTAATATAAAGGAATCGATTAAATATCTCGAAGAATCTCATTCATACAATCCGAACGACCAGCAGGTTATGTACAATTTAGCTGGAGCATATGCATTAAACCAAGAATACAACAAGGCAAAAGAACTTACAGAACAACTGATAAGAATAAATCCTACGTATCCGGGCATACAAAATTTATATTCTCAACTCTTGCTAAATACCAGGTAG
- a CDS encoding Ser-Thr-rich GPI-anchored membrane family protein, producing the protein MARIRIKDAEDGSPYVESDNVFSILPEPQIKVLEPNGGEIWLAGSTQKIEWLSENIKNVKIAYTINNGYEWITIEDSIPSTGFYEWENIPDLNSKLCKIRIYDALDGEPWDVSDNTFQITNQVSQAIEITSPNGGESWQAGTAQNITWSSVGIKNVSLEFSANNGLTWDVIAENVPNSGAYEWNVPDKLSTQCLIRIKDAEDGNPVDQSNKVFRIVPKPKIEVVYPDGGETWTAGVLDTIRWNSIGVENVTIMYSSNNGITWDQLVEKTPSNGKYPASFTVPSNQYKIRIFDYDNGSPIDESDGTFIVLSEPNITVLTPNGGEEWYAGSSDNIIWKSTNIENVKIEYSINNGASWKTIVESAPSTGFFAWNNIPDVNSLLCKIRISDADDGIPADVSDDVFSITNKGNQLIQVTSPNGGESLTAGGSYNIKWNAAGIENVKIEYTFNNGISWNTIVESTPSTGFYNWSKIPNTTSTNCKIRISDAEDGSPSDESDAFFNIEPEPYIQVLEPNGGESLFYGTPVEIRWASENVRYVKIEYTINGGADWVTIVNSVESIGTYVWNTVPNTNSLQCRIKISDATDGVPFDVSDNNFQISNQITQTMRVISPNGGEKWQSGTSQNIQWDSKAVTNVDIEYTINNGLTWTPIVSNYPSSGSYEWNPVPNVNSTQCKVRIKDSQDGTPVDESNSTFSIQPSQSIEVIYPTSGVEILSGQKFKIQWRSQGIEYVRIEFNPYNTTSELDWKVLVDSVSGADEGGGIRSYEASFSIVSDNYVIRISDAADRSPLDYSDGVFKVKEPPTIKILVPNGGEQWLTSKYNVSATDYQNYHPYEIRWNANNIKKVKIEWSTNGGGTWYTVPGAESTDNDGSFIWAPGRLDSPRPDSSDNCKIRISSADPGITASDVTDGYFSIRESKMIRVEFPSDETEYFTTDNPDRYPMDIRWTSYAVTSVDIYYSLDNGVTWTLLVSNHQSTGAYEWFYPYDAVTGPFSTLGRIKIVDHDNPNIWDVNDVPFWLNKRQGQGN; encoded by the coding sequence TTGGCGAGAATTCGCATTAAAGACGCCGAAGACGGAAGTCCTTACGTCGAAAGCGACAATGTATTCTCGATTTTACCAGAGCCTCAGATAAAAGTGCTCGAGCCCAACGGCGGTGAAATTTGGCTTGCCGGTTCTACCCAGAAAATCGAATGGCTTTCTGAAAACATTAAGAATGTAAAAATCGCTTATACGATAAATAACGGATACGAGTGGATTACAATCGAAGATTCTATACCGAGCACGGGCTTTTACGAATGGGAAAATATACCCGACCTAAATTCGAAACTGTGTAAGATTAGAATCTACGACGCTCTCGACGGCGAGCCGTGGGACGTTTCGGACAACACATTCCAAATTACCAATCAGGTAAGTCAGGCAATCGAAATTACAAGTCCCAACGGAGGAGAAAGCTGGCAGGCGGGAACTGCTCAAAATATTACATGGTCTTCGGTTGGGATTAAAAATGTAAGTCTCGAATTCTCGGCTAATAACGGACTTACATGGGATGTAATTGCAGAGAACGTACCGAATTCCGGCGCATACGAATGGAACGTCCCGGATAAACTTTCGACTCAATGCCTTATCAGAATAAAAGATGCCGAAGACGGCAATCCCGTCGACCAGAGCAACAAGGTATTTAGGATTGTGCCCAAACCCAAAATCGAAGTTGTATATCCGGACGGAGGCGAAACGTGGACTGCGGGCGTGCTCGATACGATTCGATGGAATTCAATCGGCGTTGAAAACGTGACAATTATGTACAGTTCCAACAACGGGATTACCTGGGATCAACTGGTCGAAAAAACTCCTTCGAACGGTAAATATCCCGCTAGTTTTACCGTGCCTTCGAATCAATATAAAATCAGAATATTCGACTACGATAACGGGTCGCCGATTGACGAAAGCGACGGTACTTTCATTGTATTGTCCGAACCGAATATAACGGTATTAACGCCTAACGGCGGCGAAGAGTGGTACGCCGGATCGAGCGATAATATTATATGGAAATCGACAAATATAGAAAACGTGAAAATTGAATATTCGATTAATAACGGCGCTTCATGGAAGACTATAGTCGAAAGCGCTCCCAGTACCGGATTCTTTGCATGGAATAATATTCCTGACGTAAACTCGCTGTTATGTAAAATAAGGATAAGCGACGCCGACGACGGGATTCCGGCAGATGTCTCGGACGATGTATTCTCGATTACTAATAAAGGAAATCAATTAATTCAGGTAACGAGCCCCAACGGCGGAGAATCGTTGACTGCCGGAGGAAGTTACAATATTAAATGGAACGCCGCGGGTATTGAAAACGTAAAAATCGAGTACACATTTAATAACGGAATTAGCTGGAATACAATCGTAGAAAGCACTCCCAGTACCGGGTTTTATAACTGGAGTAAAATACCGAATACTACATCGACAAATTGTAAAATTCGCATAAGCGACGCTGAAGACGGCAGTCCGAGCGACGAAAGCGACGCTTTCTTTAATATTGAACCCGAACCGTATATTCAGGTGCTCGAACCGAATGGAGGAGAAAGTCTTTTCTACGGAACGCCGGTAGAAATTAGATGGGCTTCTGAAAATGTTAGATATGTTAAAATCGAATATACTATAAACGGAGGCGCTGACTGGGTAACAATAGTTAATTCTGTCGAAAGTATTGGTACTTATGTCTGGAACACCGTTCCGAATACAAATTCATTGCAGTGCAGGATAAAAATTAGCGACGCTACCGACGGAGTGCCTTTCGACGTCTCCGACAATAATTTCCAGATATCTAATCAAATTACACAAACAATGAGAGTAATATCGCCCAACGGCGGAGAAAAATGGCAGTCGGGCACATCACAAAATATCCAGTGGGATTCAAAAGCTGTTACTAATGTGGATATTGAATATACAATTAACAACGGATTAACATGGACGCCGATAGTCTCAAATTATCCGAGTTCGGGTTCGTACGAGTGGAATCCGGTTCCAAACGTAAATTCTACTCAATGCAAAGTCAGAATTAAAGACAGTCAGGACGGAACTCCGGTTGACGAAAGCAACAGTACATTTTCCATTCAACCGAGTCAGAGTATCGAAGTGATTTATCCCACTTCAGGAGTAGAAATTTTGTCGGGTCAGAAGTTTAAGATTCAATGGAGATCTCAGGGAATAGAATACGTCAGGATTGAATTTAATCCGTATAATACTACCAGCGAACTGGATTGGAAAGTACTGGTTGACAGCGTCTCGGGCGCTGACGAAGGAGGCGGAATCCGCTCTTATGAAGCGAGCTTTTCGATTGTATCCGATAATTACGTCATAAGAATAAGCGACGCCGCAGATAGATCGCCTCTTGATTACAGCGACGGCGTTTTCAAAGTAAAAGAACCGCCGACTATTAAGATCCTTGTGCCAAACGGCGGAGAGCAATGGCTTACGAGTAAATATAATGTTAGCGCCACCGACTATCAGAACTACCATCCCTATGAAATAAGATGGAACGCAAATAATATAAAGAAAGTTAAGATCGAATGGTCGACTAACGGCGGCGGCACTTGGTATACGGTGCCGGGAGCGGAGAGCACGGATAACGACGGCAGCTTTATCTGGGCGCCCGGCAGGCTTGATTCGCCTCGACCCGACAGTTCAGATAATTGCAAAATCAGGATATCGTCTGCAGACCCGGGCATTACGGCAAGCGACGTTACCGACGGTTATTTCTCGATTAGAGAAAGTAAAATGATAAGAGTAGAATTCCCGAGCGATGAAACCGAATACTTTACGACAGATAATCCCGACCGTTATCCGATGGATATTAGGTGGACATCTTATGCCGTAACTTCAGTTGATATTTATTACAGTCTCGACAATGGAGTTACCTGGACGCTGCTTGTATCAAACCATCAGTCGACGGGAGCCTACGAATGGTTCTATCCTTATGATGCTGTTACAGGACCGTTCTCTACATTGGGACGTATCAAGATTGTAGATCACGACAATCCAAATATTTGGGATGTAAACGACGTTCCGTTCTGGCTCAATAAGCGCCAGGGACAGGGAAATTAA